A section of the Pimelobacter simplex genome encodes:
- a CDS encoding Ig-like domain repeat protein, with protein MTRALRFVAVLVALLLGTGLLHPSPASAADRPGGWYDGGIGYTQVVNCIGLIQGTPYTEAGIGAYAGYWADPDSGVPAVGQTFWIHYSVHGLGNPCLGGTYFRPRIALPPGVVFDTSQQIRCGYNGSGGPAPMQGCPGWGNLTNGTYSNNRDQGLWGVAQGGRWEFQFPVRATQPVSGANLNISLDTLDGNSDSTVALRAPVYVFAVAGGGGTPATPSYQVLYDNPSTVAATHNPDGGVTPYGIVSEFQAITNNRPGVLRIEFATGLDQPTYQVEVPVPANFGSSVYGWTDWAPFASLIVPGRKNYWRGAFTPTGGSTVYGPLQTFTIASSGSGVTGTGPIGGTTGGMPGGLSGSSGTLGGTVTSLKVAARVSAKAVGKAPTSRRKAKVQVVVKPTRGVASGVVTVTEKGRKVGSGTLRGGKVVVSLKKLKAGKHRLVVRYGGSQATSAASTALVIRVRR; from the coding sequence GTGACCAGAGCCCTGCGTTTCGTCGCCGTCCTCGTCGCGCTCCTCCTCGGGACCGGCCTCCTGCACCCCTCACCCGCGAGCGCGGCCGATCGCCCCGGCGGCTGGTACGACGGCGGGATCGGCTACACGCAGGTCGTCAACTGCATCGGCCTGATCCAGGGAACGCCCTACACCGAGGCAGGCATCGGTGCGTACGCCGGCTACTGGGCCGACCCGGACAGCGGCGTCCCCGCGGTGGGGCAGACGTTCTGGATCCACTACTCCGTCCACGGCCTGGGCAATCCCTGCCTCGGGGGGACCTACTTCCGCCCGCGGATCGCGCTGCCGCCCGGCGTCGTCTTCGACACCTCCCAGCAGATCCGCTGCGGCTACAACGGGTCCGGCGGACCGGCGCCGATGCAGGGCTGCCCGGGTTGGGGGAACCTCACGAACGGCACGTACTCCAACAACCGCGACCAGGGCCTGTGGGGGGTCGCGCAGGGTGGGCGCTGGGAGTTCCAGTTCCCGGTGCGCGCCACGCAGCCGGTGTCGGGCGCGAACCTGAACATCTCGCTCGACACCCTCGACGGGAACTCGGACAGCACGGTCGCCCTGCGCGCGCCGGTCTACGTGTTCGCGGTCGCCGGCGGTGGGGGGACGCCGGCCACGCCGTCGTACCAGGTGCTGTACGACAACCCGTCGACCGTCGCCGCGACGCACAACCCCGACGGCGGGGTGACGCCGTACGGGATCGTGTCGGAGTTCCAGGCGATCACGAACAACCGGCCGGGCGTGCTGCGGATCGAGTTCGCGACGGGCCTCGACCAGCCGACGTACCAGGTGGAGGTGCCGGTGCCGGCCAACTTCGGGTCGTCCGTCTACGGCTGGACCGACTGGGCGCCGTTCGCGAGCCTGATCGTGCCGGGCCGCAAGAACTACTGGCGCGGCGCGTTCACCCCCACCGGCGGCTCGACCGTCTACGGCCCCCTGCAGACGTTCACGATCGCGAGCTCCGGCAGCGGCGTGACCGGGACCGGGCCGATCGGCGGCACCACCGGCGGTATGCCTGGCGGCCTGTCCGGCAGCTCCGGCACGCTCGGCGGCACGGTCACCTCGCTCAAGGTCGCCGCCCGGGTCAGCGCCAAGGCGGTCGGCAAGGCCCCCACCTCTCGCCGCAAGGCCAAGGTCCAGGTCGTCGTGAAGCCCACCCGCGGCGTCGCGTCCGGCGTCGTGACCGTGACCGAGAAGGGCCGCAAGGTCGGCAGCGGGACGCTGCGCGGCGGCAAGGTGGTGGTGAGCCTGAAGAAGCTCAAGGCGGGCAAGCACCGCCTCGTCGTGCGCTACGGCGGCAGCCAGGCGACGTCGGCGGCGAGCACGGCGCTGGTGATCCGGGTACGGCGCTAG
- a CDS encoding M14 family zinc carboxypeptidase: protein MRRTLAALAATFVAVAGAAAVVPSPAAEATAPSAPNAVAAPQALTRTVIGHSVRGRPIRAFYRGDPDATHVLLVLGQMHGDEKAGPATARWLKKHLTPKPGTGIWVIPTMNPDGAARRTRTNAHGVDLNRNWPTSGWSSARRGTRYWGGPRPASEPETQAMIAFLRQVAPDYIASIHQPLRGIGRSGRDVRWEKRLARNLHLPRRHFGVGNPSGTVSPTLTGWYDSTLGRHGVATTIEYGARTSVRFRTAVAGRGIARAARVR from the coding sequence GTGCGGCGCACCCTGGCCGCGCTGGCGGCGACCTTCGTGGCCGTCGCCGGCGCGGCCGCCGTCGTACCGTCGCCCGCCGCCGAGGCGACCGCACCGTCGGCCCCGAACGCCGTCGCGGCCCCGCAGGCGCTGACGCGCACCGTGATCGGGCATTCCGTGCGCGGGCGCCCGATCCGCGCGTTCTACCGGGGTGATCCGGATGCCACCCACGTCCTGCTCGTGCTCGGGCAGATGCACGGCGACGAGAAGGCCGGACCCGCCACGGCGCGCTGGCTCAAGAAGCACCTCACCCCCAAGCCGGGGACCGGGATCTGGGTGATCCCGACGATGAACCCCGACGGCGCCGCTCGTCGTACCCGCACCAATGCGCACGGGGTCGACCTCAACCGCAACTGGCCCACCAGCGGCTGGTCCAGCGCCCGGCGCGGCACCCGCTACTGGGGCGGTCCGCGGCCGGCCAGCGAGCCGGAGACGCAGGCGATGATCGCGTTCCTGCGCCAGGTCGCTCCGGACTACATCGCCTCGATCCACCAACCCCTGCGCGGGATCGGCCGCAGCGGCCGCGACGTCCGCTGGGAGAAGCGGCTCGCCCGCAACCTCCACCTCCCGCGCCGCCACTTCGGCGTCGGCAACCCGTCCGGGACCGTGTCGCCGACGCTGACCGGCTGGTACGACAGCACCCTCGGCCGGCACGGCGTCGCCACCACGATCGAGTACGGCGCCCGTACGTCGGTCCGGTTCCGCACCGCGGTCGCCGGCCGGGGCATCGCCCGCGCGGCGCGGGTCCGCTAG
- a CDS encoding sodium-translocating pyrophosphatase, with protein MPRPLVVDVEVTGGDLALVAIVAVIALGSLGMAVLFRSEVLRAGEGTANMQRIAQAVQEGANAYLTRQFRTLTIFAAIAFIVLLALPAHTADGATGLQSEWGVRIARSVFFLVGAGFSGAVGYLGMSLAVRANLRVAAAANEQGRDPAMNIGFRTGAFVGMFTVGLGLLGASVVVMVFQETAPNVLEGFGFGAALLAMFMRVGGGIFTKAADVGADLVGKVEQNIPEDDPRNAATIADNVGDNVGDCAGMAADLFESYAVTLVAALILGSQAFGDQGLVFPLIVPAIGALSAIAGVYLTKPRAGESGLKTINRAFYLSAAVGLVASAIAAFVYLPSDWSELGTGVEADLSPQLFAAGAVAIGIVLAAAILALTGYFTGTEHRPVNDVARTSLTGHATVILSGLSVGLESAVYTAIVIGAAVFGAALLAGGSTGLALFAVALAGCGLLTTVGVIVAMDTFGPVSDNAQGIAEMSGDVSEDGAKILTELDAVGNTTKAITKGIAIATAVLAASALFASYTQSAFAEAGDVLYDDFLVYDAKLIVGALLGAGVVFLFSGLAINAVGRAAGAVVYEVRRQFREIPGIMEGTGRPEYGRVVDIVTRDSLRELATPGILAILSPIAVGFGLGVGPLAGFLVGAIASGTLMAVFLANAGGAWDNAKKLVEDGHHGGKGSEAHAATVTGDTVGDPFKDTAGPAINPLLKVMNLVSLLIVGAVVSLSYGEDKNDVVRILIALAAAAGIFAAVYISKQRSSAIDDGASEPAATEAV; from the coding sequence ATGCCCCGTCCGCTCGTCGTCGATGTCGAAGTCACCGGGGGCGACCTCGCCCTGGTGGCGATCGTGGCCGTGATCGCTCTCGGATCTCTGGGCATGGCCGTGCTGTTCAGATCGGAGGTCCTCCGCGCCGGCGAGGGCACCGCGAACATGCAGCGGATCGCCCAGGCCGTCCAGGAGGGGGCGAACGCCTACCTCACCCGGCAGTTCCGCACCCTGACGATCTTCGCGGCCATCGCGTTCATCGTCCTCCTCGCGCTGCCAGCCCATACCGCCGACGGCGCCACGGGTCTGCAGTCCGAGTGGGGGGTCCGGATCGCCCGGTCGGTCTTCTTCCTCGTGGGAGCGGGCTTCTCCGGGGCGGTCGGCTACCTCGGCATGTCGCTCGCGGTGCGCGCCAACCTGCGCGTCGCCGCCGCGGCCAACGAGCAGGGCCGCGACCCGGCGATGAACATCGGCTTCCGCACGGGTGCCTTCGTCGGCATGTTCACCGTGGGTCTCGGCCTGCTCGGCGCGAGCGTCGTGGTCATGGTCTTCCAGGAGACGGCGCCCAACGTGCTCGAGGGCTTCGGCTTCGGCGCCGCGCTCCTCGCGATGTTCATGCGGGTCGGCGGCGGCATCTTCACCAAGGCCGCCGACGTCGGTGCCGACCTCGTCGGCAAGGTCGAGCAGAACATCCCCGAGGACGACCCGCGCAACGCCGCGACGATCGCGGACAACGTGGGCGACAACGTCGGCGACTGCGCCGGCATGGCGGCCGACCTCTTCGAGTCGTACGCCGTCACGCTGGTCGCCGCGCTGATCCTCGGGTCGCAGGCCTTCGGCGACCAGGGCCTGGTGTTCCCGCTCATCGTCCCGGCGATCGGTGCCCTCTCGGCCATCGCGGGCGTCTACCTCACCAAGCCCCGCGCCGGCGAGAGTGGCCTGAAGACGATCAACCGGGCGTTCTACCTCTCGGCCGCCGTCGGCCTGGTCGCGAGCGCGATCGCCGCCTTCGTCTACCTCCCGAGCGACTGGTCCGAGCTCGGCACGGGCGTCGAGGCGGACCTCTCGCCGCAGCTGTTCGCCGCCGGGGCGGTGGCGATCGGCATCGTCCTCGCCGCCGCGATCCTCGCGCTCACCGGCTACTTCACCGGCACCGAGCACCGCCCGGTCAACGACGTCGCCCGTACCTCGCTGACCGGCCACGCCACGGTCATCCTGTCCGGTCTCTCGGTCGGTCTCGAGTCCGCGGTCTACACGGCGATCGTGATCGGTGCCGCGGTCTTCGGCGCGGCGCTGCTCGCCGGTGGCTCCACGGGCCTGGCGCTGTTCGCCGTCGCCCTGGCCGGTTGCGGTCTGCTCACCACGGTCGGCGTCATCGTCGCGATGGACACGTTCGGCCCGGTCTCCGACAACGCGCAGGGCATCGCGGAGATGTCCGGCGACGTGAGCGAGGACGGCGCGAAGATCCTCACCGAGCTCGACGCGGTCGGCAACACGACCAAGGCGATCACCAAGGGCATCGCGATCGCCACGGCCGTGCTCGCGGCGAGCGCGCTGTTCGCGTCGTACACGCAGAGCGCGTTCGCCGAGGCCGGCGACGTCCTGTACGACGACTTCCTCGTCTACGACGCCAAGCTGATCGTCGGCGCCCTGCTGGGCGCGGGCGTGGTGTTCCTGTTCTCCGGCCTGGCGATCAACGCCGTCGGCCGGGCGGCGGGAGCGGTCGTCTACGAGGTACGCCGCCAGTTCCGCGAGATCCCCGGGATCATGGAGGGCACGGGTCGTCCGGAGTACGGCCGCGTGGTCGACATCGTCACCCGCGACTCGCTGCGCGAGCTGGCGACGCCCGGCATCCTCGCCATCCTGAGCCCGATCGCGGTGGGCTTCGGCCTCGGCGTCGGTCCGCTCGCCGGGTTCCTGGTCGGCGCGATCGCGTCCGGCACGCTGATGGCGGTGTTCCTCGCGAACGCCGGCGGGGCCTGGGACAACGCGAAGAAGCTCGTCGAGGACGGTCACCACGGCGGCAAGGGCTCCGAGGCCCACGCCGCGACGGTCACCGGTGACACGGTCGGCGACCCGTTCAAGGACACCGCCGGTCCGGCGATCAACCCGCTCCTCAAGGTGATGAACCTGGTGTCGCTGCTGATCGTGGGCGCCGTCGTCAGCCTCTCCTACGGCGAGGACAAGAACGACGTCGTCCGGATCCTCATCGCGCTGGCCGCGGCCGCTGGCATCTTCGCCGCGGTCTACATCTCCAAGCAGCGGTCCTCCGCGATCGACGACGGCGCCTCCGAGCCCGCCGCGACGGAGGCCGTCTGA
- a CDS encoding aminotransferase-like domain-containing protein — protein MPATVRELLSAIEARLDEPTARGLAAAVGRALRDGELTGGERLPPIRTVARELALSPTTVSAAWSILARAGAIRTAGRNGTIVAEQAQPAEGRIRRVVDPRAQFALDLSTGVPDVALLPSLTTALQVLSTAGASESYLEDPVLPELQELILEDWPTPASSLAIVDGAMDAVELVVRSQLQYGDTVVVEHPEFPPALDIFEAAGVGVIGVRLDDEGVVPAELEAALAKGPRAFFLQPRAHNPTGISTTPRRAEELARVLEEAPSPVLVVEDDSAGAISTSPDVSLGAFLPERTVHIRSFGKSHGPDLRLAAVSGPDEVLAGIARLRQLGQGWSSRLLQRVLLELLSDDAAVAQVAAARTTYAERRAAFCAVLRRHDIEVTGRDGLNVWVPVRDESAALVRLASLGIGVMPGGPFQVFAGEGAFVRVTVGLLDEELDELDEVAERVAEAAQMGAWHSRVR, from the coding sequence GTGCCCGCCACCGTGCGTGAGCTGCTCTCGGCCATCGAGGCCCGCCTCGACGAGCCGACGGCGCGGGGACTCGCGGCCGCCGTCGGCCGGGCCCTGCGCGACGGCGAGCTGACCGGCGGGGAGCGGCTGCCGCCGATCCGCACGGTCGCCCGCGAGCTGGCGCTCTCGCCGACCACGGTGAGTGCAGCGTGGTCGATCCTGGCGCGGGCGGGCGCGATCCGGACGGCGGGGCGCAACGGCACGATCGTGGCCGAGCAGGCGCAGCCGGCCGAGGGCCGGATCCGGCGGGTGGTCGACCCGCGGGCGCAGTTCGCGCTCGACCTGTCCACCGGGGTCCCGGACGTCGCGCTGCTGCCCTCGCTGACCACCGCGCTGCAGGTGCTGAGCACCGCGGGTGCCTCGGAGAGCTACCTGGAGGACCCGGTGCTGCCCGAGCTCCAGGAGCTGATCCTGGAGGACTGGCCGACCCCGGCGTCCTCGCTGGCGATCGTCGACGGCGCGATGGACGCGGTCGAGCTGGTGGTCCGCTCCCAGCTCCAGTACGGCGACACGGTGGTCGTCGAGCACCCCGAGTTCCCGCCTGCGCTCGACATCTTCGAGGCCGCCGGCGTCGGCGTGATCGGCGTCCGCCTCGACGACGAGGGCGTCGTCCCGGCCGAGCTGGAAGCGGCGCTGGCCAAGGGGCCGCGGGCGTTCTTCCTGCAGCCGCGGGCGCACAACCCGACCGGCATCTCCACCACGCCCCGGCGCGCCGAGGAGCTCGCCCGGGTGCTGGAGGAGGCGCCGTCGCCGGTGCTGGTCGTCGAGGACGACTCCGCCGGCGCGATCAGCACCTCGCCGGACGTCAGCCTGGGCGCGTTCCTGCCCGAGCGGACGGTGCACATCCGCAGCTTCGGCAAGTCCCACGGTCCCGACCTGCGGCTGGCGGCGGTGTCCGGTCCCGACGAGGTGCTCGCCGGGATCGCGCGGCTGCGCCAGCTGGGCCAGGGCTGGAGCAGCCGGCTGCTCCAGCGGGTGCTGCTGGAGCTGTTGTCCGACGACGCCGCGGTCGCCCAGGTCGCCGCCGCCCGGACGACGTACGCCGAGCGGCGGGCCGCGTTCTGCGCGGTGCTGCGGCGCCACGACATCGAGGTGACCGGGCGCGACGGGCTCAACGTGTGGGTGCCGGTCCGCGACGAGTCGGCCGCGCTGGTGCGGCTGGCGTCGCTGGGCATCGGCGTGATGCCGGGCGGGCCGTTCCAGGTGTTCGCGGGGGAGGGCGCCTTCGTCCGGGTCACGGTCGGGCTCCTGGACGAGGAGCTCGACGAGCTCGACGAGGTCGCGGAGCGGGTCGCCGAGGCCGCGCAGATGGGCGCTTGGCACAGCCGCGTGCGCTGA
- a CDS encoding STAS domain-containing protein, which yields MNLTLSTREVGGRTVVAVGGEIDVYTAPKLRDTITELVAAGTYHLVVDMEGVEFLDSTGLGVLVGGLKKVRAHDGSLELVCNADRLLKIFKITGLAKVFVIHDSADAALA from the coding sequence GTGAATCTGACACTGTCGACGCGCGAGGTCGGTGGGCGCACCGTCGTTGCCGTAGGTGGCGAGATCGACGTCTACACCGCCCCCAAGCTCCGCGACACGATCACCGAGCTGGTCGCCGCGGGTACGTACCACCTCGTGGTGGACATGGAGGGCGTCGAGTTCCTCGACTCCACCGGTCTCGGCGTGCTGGTCGGCGGCCTCAAGAAGGTCCGCGCCCACGACGGCTCGCTCGAGCTGGTCTGCAACGCCGACCGGCTGCTCAAGATCTTCAAGATCACCGGGCTGGCGAAGGTCTTCGTCATCCACGACTCCGCCGACGCCGCTCTGGCCTGA
- a CDS encoding DEAD/DEAH box helicase, producing MTAQPDLRLPAAAGRRDPIALLDRLTALPGRAERLTHRREVPARAAVHADWPAWADPAVVAAYEARGVVRPWAHQVAVAEAAHRGEHVVVATGTASGKSLAYLLPALSDIRATRGPRGQRGTAVLYLAPTKALAHDQWSAIHDLGLDVRVATHDGDSTPEEREWTRDHGEYVLSNPDMLHRSLLPGHERWTQFFRSLRYVAIDECHHYRGVFGAHVAQIVRRLRRVCAAYGSSPTFILASATVADPDLTARRMTGLDVTAVTTDGSPRGALQVGLWEPPLTSYRGENGAPVRRPATAETADLLADLVVEDVRTLAFVRSRHGVETVAQRAGELVAEVDPSLAGRVDSYRGGYLPEERRALEEDLRSGRLLGMAATNALELGIDVSGLDAVVVTGYPGTRAAFWQQVGRAGRDGGGALGLFVARDDPLDTYLVHHPDALLGRPVEGTVFDTDNPYILGPHLCAAAQELPVTVADAPLFGPRMREVLGSLVERGLLRRRAAGWYWTDRSRAADLADIRSAGGAQVQLVEGATGRVVGTVDGSRAHSTAHTGAIYLHRGQTWRVDELDLDERVATLSQVSVDHTTTARDITDIRIVAEREHVAWGPCQVSFGTVEVTNQVTSYLRRRLRTGEVIDETPLDLPARTLSTAAVWWTVPDEVITPLLARAGLDLADLPGAAHAAEHCSIGLLPLFATCDRWDIGGVSTARHPDTGVLTVFVHDGHPGGAGFAERGYRTAASWLRATRATIAACECTAGCPSCIQSPKCGNGNDPLDKAGAVALLDALLTAAPPDVA from the coding sequence GTGACCGCGCAGCCCGATCTCCGTCTCCCGGCCGCCGCCGGCCGACGGGACCCGATCGCGCTCCTCGACCGGCTCACCGCGCTCCCCGGACGGGCCGAGCGGCTCACCCACCGCCGTGAGGTCCCGGCGCGGGCGGCGGTCCACGCGGACTGGCCGGCCTGGGCCGACCCGGCCGTCGTCGCGGCGTACGAGGCGCGCGGCGTGGTTCGCCCCTGGGCCCACCAGGTCGCCGTCGCCGAGGCGGCCCACCGCGGCGAACACGTCGTCGTCGCCACCGGGACGGCGTCCGGCAAGTCGCTGGCCTACCTCCTGCCCGCGCTCTCCGACATCCGCGCCACCCGCGGCCCGCGGGGCCAGCGCGGTACCGCCGTGCTCTACCTCGCGCCCACCAAGGCCCTCGCCCACGACCAGTGGTCGGCCATCCACGACCTCGGGCTCGACGTCCGCGTCGCCACCCACGACGGCGACTCCACGCCCGAGGAGCGGGAGTGGACCCGCGACCACGGCGAGTACGTCCTCTCCAACCCCGACATGCTCCACCGCTCGCTGCTGCCCGGGCACGAGCGCTGGACCCAGTTCTTCCGCTCGCTGCGCTATGTCGCCATCGACGAGTGCCACCACTACCGCGGCGTGTTCGGCGCCCACGTGGCCCAGATCGTGCGGCGGCTGCGGCGGGTGTGCGCGGCCTACGGCTCCTCGCCCACGTTCATCCTGGCCTCGGCCACCGTCGCCGACCCCGACCTCACCGCGCGGCGGATGACCGGGCTCGACGTGACCGCCGTGACCACCGACGGCTCGCCCCGCGGCGCGCTCCAGGTGGGGCTGTGGGAGCCGCCCCTCACGTCGTACCGGGGGGAGAACGGGGCGCCCGTCCGCCGTCCCGCCACCGCCGAGACCGCCGACCTGCTCGCCGACCTCGTCGTCGAGGACGTGCGCACCCTCGCCTTCGTCCGCTCCCGCCACGGCGTCGAGACCGTCGCCCAGCGCGCCGGCGAGCTCGTCGCCGAGGTCGACCCCTCGCTGGCCGGCCGGGTGGACTCCTACCGCGGCGGCTACCTCCCCGAGGAGCGCCGTGCGCTCGAGGAGGACCTCCGCAGCGGCCGCCTGCTCGGCATGGCCGCGACCAACGCCCTCGAGCTCGGCATCGACGTCAGCGGCCTCGACGCCGTCGTCGTCACCGGCTACCCCGGCACCCGCGCGGCGTTCTGGCAGCAGGTCGGCCGCGCCGGGCGCGACGGCGGGGGCGCCCTCGGCCTCTTCGTCGCCCGCGACGACCCGCTCGACACCTACCTCGTGCACCACCCCGACGCCCTGCTCGGCCGCCCCGTCGAGGGCACCGTGTTCGACACCGACAACCCCTACATCCTCGGCCCCCACCTGTGCGCCGCCGCCCAGGAGCTGCCCGTCACCGTCGCCGACGCGCCCCTGTTCGGCCCCCGCATGCGCGAGGTGCTCGGCTCCCTCGTCGAGCGCGGACTCCTGCGCCGCCGCGCCGCCGGCTGGTACTGGACCGACCGCTCCCGCGCCGCCGACCTCGCCGACATCCGCTCCGCCGGCGGCGCCCAGGTCCAGCTCGTCGAGGGCGCCACCGGCCGCGTCGTCGGCACCGTCGACGGCAGCCGCGCCCACAGCACCGCCCACACCGGCGCGATCTACCTGCACCGCGGCCAGACCTGGCGGGTCGACGAGCTCGACCTCGACGAGCGCGTCGCCACCCTCAGCCAGGTCTCGGTCGACCACACCACCACCGCCCGCGACATCACCGACATCCGGATCGTCGCCGAGCGCGAGCACGTCGCCTGGGGCCCTTGCCAGGTCTCGTTCGGCACCGTCGAGGTGACCAACCAGGTGACGTCGTACCTCCGGAGGCGGCTGCGCACCGGCGAGGTCATCGACGAGACCCCCCTCGACCTCCCCGCCCGCACCCTGTCCACGGCCGCCGTCTGGTGGACCGTGCCCGACGAGGTCATCACTCCCCTGCTCGCCCGCGCCGGCCTCGACCTCGCCGACCTCCCCGGCGCCGCCCACGCCGCCGAGCACTGCTCGATCGGCCTCCTTCCTCTCTTCGCAACCTGCGACCGCTGGGACATCGGCGGCGTCTCCACCGCCCGCCACCCCGACACCGGCGTCCTGACCGTCTTCGTCCACGACGGCCACCCCGGCGGCGCCGGCTTCGCCGAGCGCGGCTACCGCACCGCCGCCTCCTGGCTGCGCGCCACCCGCGCCACCATCGCCGCCTGCGAGTGCACCGCCGGCTGCCCCTCCTGCATCCAGTCCCCCAAGTGCGGCAACGGCAACGACCCCCTGGACAAAGCGGGCGCCGTGGCACTTCTCGACGCGTTGCTCACCGCCGCACCCCCCGACGTGGCGTAG
- a CDS encoding Rv3654c family TadE-like protein, with product MDDVDATQRGAATVLTVAMAGVLLLAGTAAAGLSALVVDHRRAQAAADLAALAAAAQSGQGSGPAPAPAPCTTAARVASANGATLRSCRRVGPDVVVAVAVQGPRWFGRQDDLTASARAGPSTP from the coding sequence ATGGACGACGTGGACGCCACCCAGCGTGGTGCCGCGACCGTGCTGACCGTCGCCATGGCAGGCGTGTTGCTCCTGGCCGGTACCGCGGCCGCAGGTCTCAGCGCCCTGGTCGTCGACCACCGCCGTGCCCAGGCCGCCGCCGACCTGGCCGCCTTGGCCGCTGCGGCTCAGTCCGGACAGGGCTCTGGCCCCGCCCCCGCCCCCGCCCCCTGTACGACGGCCGCCCGCGTCGCCAGCGCCAACGGAGCCACCCTGCGCTCCTGCCGCCGCGTCGGACCAGACGTCGTCGTCGCCGTAGCAGTGCAGGGACCCCGCTGGTTCGGCCGCCAAGACGACCTCACGGCCTCAGCCCGCGCCGGCCCCTCGACCCCCTGA
- a CDS encoding TadE family type IV pilus minor pilin, with protein MTAELALALPILLLVTAGLVWLLAVAVGQVRTVDAARETARALARGDDPGSALALGRQVAPDGVRLSVTHDGDQVVVHARGRIAGPGGLFHSLPGAELRAEAVALTEEKAP; from the coding sequence GTGACCGCCGAGCTCGCTCTCGCGCTGCCGATCCTGCTGCTCGTCACCGCGGGCCTCGTCTGGCTGCTCGCGGTCGCCGTCGGCCAGGTCCGTACGGTCGACGCCGCCCGTGAGACCGCCCGCGCCCTCGCCCGCGGCGACGACCCGGGATCAGCACTCGCCCTCGGCCGTCAGGTCGCTCCCGACGGAGTCCGCCTTTCCGTCACCCACGACGGCGACCAGGTCGTCGTCCACGCCCGCGGGCGGATCGCCGGCCCCGGAGGCCTGTTCCACTCCCTGCCCGGCGCCGAGCTGCGGGCCGAAGCCGTCGCCCTGACCGAGGAGAAGGCCCCATGA
- a CDS encoding DUF4244 domain-containing protein, protein MSHHPSHPSDHPSRDRRPGPSVPCRRHQPHRSGPRRPRPCSHQRGVTTAEYAVATAAGAGFAGLLFKLLTGGLGSRLITSLFDRVLSVLQLG, encoded by the coding sequence ATGTCCCACCACCCGTCCCACCCGTCCGACCACCCCTCCCGCGACCGCCGTCCCGGGCCGTCCGTCCCATGCCGCCGTCACCAGCCTCACCGCAGCGGCCCCCGACGCCCTCGACCGTGCAGCCATCAACGCGGCGTCACCACCGCCGAGTACGCCGTCGCCACCGCGGCCGGAGCCGGCTTCGCCGGCCTCCTCTTCAAGCTGCTCACCGGAGGCCTGGGCAGCCGCCTCATCACCAGCCTGTTCGACCGCGTCCTGTCGGTCCTCCAGCTCGGATGA
- a CDS encoding type II secretion system F family protein, whose protein sequence is MTALALAHAIAVAAALLLLLPPRPRLAPPSSSGPGPASRPDPAPDSGADAAPGLLRRGRPLWSVLAGAGTAALLGGLLALPAGLAAAAATWIAATRLEPPAVRRRRDEVRRDLPHVVTLLAAALRSGLDPAAAIDLVCRALPGPAAARLDTTAARLRLGGDVAAAWTGLAHDPDLAPLGRTLARAHRTGAPVVAAVERLAADLAAHARAETEDRARAVGVRAAVPLGLCLLPAFLLLGIVPLAVSLAISIV, encoded by the coding sequence ATGACTGCCCTCGCGCTCGCCCATGCCATCGCGGTCGCCGCCGCGCTCCTCCTGCTCCTGCCCCCACGCCCCCGGCTCGCCCCGCCCTCCAGCTCCGGTCCCGGCCCTGCCTCCCGCCCCGATCCCGCTCCTGACTCGGGCGCGGATGCCGCGCCAGGCCTGCTCCGCCGCGGCCGACCGCTCTGGTCCGTCCTCGCCGGAGCCGGTACCGCGGCCCTCCTCGGCGGCCTTCTCGCCCTCCCCGCCGGTCTCGCCGCAGCCGCCGCGACCTGGATCGCCGCCACCCGCCTCGAGCCACCCGCCGTCCGGCGCCGCCGGGACGAGGTCCGCCGGGACCTCCCCCACGTCGTCACTCTCCTGGCCGCCGCCCTCCGCTCCGGCCTGGACCCAGCCGCCGCCATCGACCTCGTCTGCAGGGCCCTCCCCGGCCCCGCCGCGGCCCGGCTCGACACCACCGCCGCCCGCCTCCGCCTCGGCGGGGACGTCGCTGCCGCCTGGACCGGCCTCGCCCACGACCCCGACCTCGCCCCCCTCGGCCGGACCCTCGCCCGCGCCCACCGCACCGGAGCCCCGGTCGTCGCCGCGGTCGAACGCCTCGCCGCCGACCTCGCCGCCCACGCTCGTGCCGAGACCGAGGACCGGGCTCGGGCAGTCGGCGTACGCGCCGCCGTACCGCTCGGGTTGTGCCTCCTCCCCGCCTTCCTCCTGCTCGGCATCGTCCCGCTCGCCGTCTCCCTCGCCATCTCCATCGTCTGA